A window of Phycisphaerae bacterium genomic DNA:
GCTTGAGGATGTCGGCTTTCTTCTGCCCGAAGGGAAGCGGGAACGGGCCGCGGCCCAGCTTGAAGACTTCCAGGGCCTCGCCCGGCCGGACCATCTGTCGCTTGGTGATCACGTTGCTGTCATCGCGGGTTTCGATGTACCACTGGCCGTCGAAGACGTGCCACTGCTTCTTCTTCTTGACGACCTTGTCCTGCTTGTGCTCGTCGAAGCGAATGAAGAACCGGGGGTTGGGTTTGGCCTGTTTGAAGCGCAAGATGCCCTTGTACTCCTGGGTCTCGTCCAGGGCCGGATCAATCTTGGTGAACTCGATGACCGCTTCGATGCTGTCCACGGTATCGCCCTTGCGTTCCAGGCGGTCGAGGATTCTGTCGATGGCCGGATCGATCCTTCCGGCCGGCGCGGAGGAGGGGCCGGGCGCGGATTCGGGCGGCTTCGAGGCCGGCTCGGCGGCGGAAGCAACGGCCATGGCCAAGCCGCAGGCAGCGGCCAGCAGGGTAGCCGAGGCGAGTATCGATCGGGCGATCCTGTTCACAGGTCCTCCTCGTGGAAAGCACGGCGGTCCGGTTTCGGCTTGCCTCAAAGGCGGTTATTCTACTGATGCCCTGGAGCGGGGACAAGGCGATCAGCTCGACGGCGGGAGGCGGGTCATCGGAGTGTGGACGGCACATCTGGAAGCCCTTGAACGCCTGGCCGGCGGGGTCGGCGAGTTCGAACCCGGTACCGTGGCCCTGGTCGGCGCTGGACCGGGCGACAGCGCCCTGATCTCGGTGCGAGGGGCGGTGCGGCTGAGTCAGGCCGATGTCATCCTCCATGACCTGCTGGTCGGACCGGAGTTGCTGGATATCACCCGGCCGGACGCGGAACGAGTCTTTGTGGGCAAGTGGCGGGGTCAGCATGCCTGGTCGCAGGACGAGATCAATGCCGCCCTGATCCGTCACGCCCGGGCCGGCAAACGCGTGGTCCGCCTCAAAGGCGGCGACCCCTTCGTGTTTGGCCGGGGAGGTGAGGAGTGCCTGCGGCTCGCCGAGGCCGGCATTCGATACGAGGTCGTTCCGGGAATCACCGCCGCGTCCGGGGCACCGGCGACCGCCGGTATCCCGCTCACCCACCGGGGACTGAGCCGGTCGCTGGCCCTGGTCACCGGCCATGCCGAGCCGGATGACCCCCATCCGCCCGACTATGCCGCTCTGGCCCGGATGGAGACCGTGGTTTTCTACATGGGTCTCAAAAACATCGAGGAGAATTGTCAGGGACTGATCGAGGCGGGCCTGTCCGCCAGCACTCCGGCCGCGGTCATTCACTGGGGCACACGGCCTCAGCAGCGCACCGTCGTCGGCACGCTCGGGGATATCGCCGATCGGGCCGAGGAGATCGACGAGCTGGGTTCGCCAGCCATGGTGGTCATCGGCCAGACGGTGCGGCTGCGCGAGAGCATCGAATGGTTTGAGCGTCGCCCCTTGTTCGGCAAGACGGTCGTGGTCACTCGGGCCCCCGACCAGGCCGGCACCCTGGCCGGGGCCCTGGCCGCCGCGGGAGCCGAAGTCATCGAAGCCCCGACGATCGAGATCGCCGAGCTGGATGACTACTGGTCGGTGGATCAGGCCCTGCGGTCGATCGCCCAGTACTCCTGGCTGGTGGTAACCAGCGTCAATGGGGTCGATGCCCTGTGGGATCGTCTCGAAGCCGTGGGCGGTGATACTCGGGCCCTCGGCGGCGTTCGGGTCGCCGCGGTGGGGGCAGCCACCGCCGGGAGGCTGCTGGAGCGGGGGCTTCGCGCCGATCTCGTTCCGGGCGAAGCGGTGGGCGACGTCCTCGCGGAGACTCTGGCCCAGCGTGGGGTGCGCGGCCAGCGGGTGCTTCTACTGCGGGCCGATCTCGGCCGGCCACAGCTGCCCCAGGCCCTCCGGGAGGCGGGAGCGGTCTGCGATGACTTGCCCATCTACCGGACGGCCTGTCCCGAATCCCTGCCCGGCAGCTTCCTCGAGGCCTTTGATGCCGGCCACATCGACTGGATCGCGCTCACCAGTCCCTCGTCGTTCGTGAACCTGTTGAAATTGATCGGCCGGGAGCGGGCGGAGCGGCTGCGGACGATCAAGCTGGCCGGTATCGGACCAGTCACCACGCGGGCAATCCGGCAGGCCGGGTATGTCGAGAGCGCCGAGGCCAATTCGCATGACGTGGCCGGCCTGGTGGCGGCCATCGTCGCGGCGGCGGGGCGGCACGGA
This region includes:
- the cobA gene encoding uroporphyrinogen-III C-methyltransferase; the encoded protein is MAGSILPAGAEEGPGADSGGFEAGSAAEATAMAKPQAAASRVAEASIDRAILFTGPPRGKHGGPVSACLKGGYSTDALERGQGDQLDGGRRVIGVWTAHLEALERLAGGVGEFEPGTVALVGAGPGDSALISVRGAVRLSQADVILHDLLVGPELLDITRPDAERVFVGKWRGQHAWSQDEINAALIRHARAGKRVVRLKGGDPFVFGRGGEECLRLAEAGIRYEVVPGITAASGAPATAGIPLTHRGLSRSLALVTGHAEPDDPHPPDYAALARMETVVFYMGLKNIEENCQGLIEAGLSASTPAAVIHWGTRPQQRTVVGTLGDIADRAEEIDELGSPAMVVIGQTVRLRESIEWFERRPLFGKTVVVTRAPDQAGTLAGALAAAGAEVIEAPTIEIAELDDYWSVDQALRSIAQYSWLVVTSVNGVDALWDRLEAVGGDTRALGGVRVAAVGAATAGRLLERGLRADLVPGEAVGDVLAETLAQRGVRGQRVLLLRADLGRPQLPQALREAGAVCDDLPIYRTACPESLPGSFLEAFDAGHIDWIALTSPSSFVNLLKLIGRERAERLRTIKLAGIGPVTTRAIRQAGYVESAEANSHDVAGLVAAIVAAAGRHGCH